A region of Staphylococcus sp. IVB6181 DNA encodes the following proteins:
- a CDS encoding EsaB/YukD family protein — MKYHKSVTLDFTNYKAGTYDLSVPVHLPINTLIPLIIDSLDLRNVKRLIQVKELTKSKLLTEGDCLVDFHIADGDILKVI, encoded by the coding sequence ATGAAATATCATAAAAGTGTAACTTTAGATTTTACTAATTATAAAGCTGGCACATATGATTTATCAGTTCCAGTACATTTGCCGATTAATACACTGATACCACTGATTATTGATAGTTTGGATTTACGTAATGTGAAGAGACTAATACAAGTTAAAGAATTGACTAAATCAAAATTACTGACTGAAGGAGATTGCTTAGTCGACTTTCATATAGCAGACGGCGATATTTTAAAAGTGATATAG
- the essC gene encoding type VII secretion protein EssC, whose amino-acid sequence MQKLIIKLNKQVRILNLKSGHTYVIDNHPDSDITLKEISHPIKITELMPNQWQANDMRLTPHKVLQLDSELHKIEFEILESRNRHFYQFPDKSMMTLGVETFDDIKADGLNQTIIFEGIDKVKVTGELKIIHNTEVPFYINYNLIEYEKAAVKVGDHILIDRIWLEVREDGLILMSPYQMNSNLVELEIEEKSLEDEGYYDYHRSPRIIHREPTETIKIEKPPQPVNKNNAMIWRAIIPPLVMIILTGIVYLLRPLGVYMLIMVGMSVVMIVFGITTYIRDKRRYREDVRTRKETYEKYLSEKSIQIHKAIQEQRLSLNFHYPTLAEIQDIVESKAPRIYEKTAHHHDFLHYKLGIANVEKSFKLDYQEDEYNQRRDELFDEAKHLYDFFKDAEQAPLVNDLTHGPIAYIGPRSLVMKELQQMLLQIATFHSYHDVEFLVVLREEEYEQFKWMRWLPHMNLSTQNIRGFVYQQRTRDLILTSIYSLIKERMNFIRERGKNNEQVLFTPHLVFVITDMSLIMDHVILEYVNQDLSEIGISLVFVEDVIESLPEHVRTIIDIKSRTEGELVMKEEELKRLKFIPESSVEIDKEYIARRLANLNHVEQMKNAIPESVTFMEMYGAVKVHELKINQRWLTNETYKTMAVPLGVRGKDDILELNLHEKAHGPHGLIAGTTGSGKSEIIQSYILSLAVNFHPHEIAFLLIDYKGGGMANLFKSLPHLVGTITNLDGDEAMRALTSIKAELRKRQRLFGEHDVNHINHYHKLWKDGHASEPMPHLFIISDEFAELKSEQPDFMKELVSTARIGRSLGIHLILATQKPSGVVDDQIWSNSKFKLALKVQDKQDSNEILKTPDAADITLPGRAYLQVGNNEIYELFQSAWSGANYSEDVQGTNDFEDNIIYFINEYGQYQAINKDLSGIENEIPKEAQTELEAVIDHIGEITKTNNIQPVKRPWLPPLPNQIYQEDLVEIDFRKLWATETNKVVLTLGLKDVPEEQYQGPMTIELSKAGNIAVIGSPGYGRSTFLHNVIMDIARHYRPDQAHMYLFDFGTNGLMPMADVPHVADYFTVDQEEKIKKALKRLRNTINERKKLLSQERVVNIEQYNRQMGSTLPNIFVVIDNYDAVKEVPFMEVYEELMSKLTREGLALGIYTLITGSRTSTIKASVLTNIKTRIALYLFDSSESTNVLGSSKKGAKDIKGRAVINDDNYTQFQVAQPFKLNEGETMNNCIKNEVALMNENYVDTYPSPIPMMPEHVLKKNIDADYDVEQLITKSYRIPLGLDFEEVELITLDLSEPSIITALSPQDLELVNNHILEALKDLKEKETVILIDSDGSMSDKSEYFSSYYTTAEEQKFVKEGFEIEIKKRISGEHSIQQRKIVFINNLKAFINNSLLTEQEIRMILGEGPKYNVFTIFSGMYNDMVSTYERQAKLVRQITKQSIIVSRLYDQELVMTTSTSREPMLKPYEMYYTNQNVTHKIQMIE is encoded by the coding sequence ATGCAGAAGCTCATAATCAAGTTGAACAAACAAGTAAGGATATTGAATTTAAAAAGCGGACACACCTATGTTATTGATAACCATCCTGATTCGGATATCACACTTAAAGAGATTTCTCATCCTATTAAAATTACTGAGCTCATGCCCAATCAATGGCAAGCAAATGACATGCGTTTAACACCTCATAAAGTGTTGCAACTAGATAGTGAATTACACAAGATCGAATTTGAAATATTAGAAAGCCGTAATAGGCATTTTTATCAATTTCCTGATAAATCAATGATGACATTAGGGGTCGAAACATTCGATGATATTAAAGCTGATGGATTGAATCAGACTATTATTTTTGAAGGGATCGATAAAGTTAAAGTTACAGGAGAATTGAAAATTATTCATAATACTGAGGTACCTTTTTATATTAATTATAATCTTATCGAATATGAAAAAGCAGCGGTAAAAGTTGGAGATCATATTCTGATTGATCGCATTTGGCTTGAAGTACGTGAAGACGGTTTAATTTTAATGTCTCCATACCAAATGAATTCGAATTTAGTTGAGTTGGAAATCGAAGAAAAAAGTTTGGAAGATGAAGGGTATTATGATTATCATCGTTCACCTCGAATTATACACCGTGAGCCGACAGAGACTATTAAAATCGAAAAACCTCCTCAACCTGTTAACAAAAATAATGCGATGATATGGCGTGCAATCATCCCGCCGCTTGTCATGATTATACTTACAGGAATTGTGTATTTATTGCGCCCGCTCGGAGTATATATGCTGATTATGGTGGGGATGAGTGTGGTCATGATTGTATTTGGTATTACCACTTATATTAGAGATAAAAGAAGATACAGAGAAGATGTTCGAACGCGAAAAGAAACGTATGAAAAATATTTGAGTGAAAAATCTATTCAAATTCATAAAGCAATACAAGAGCAGCGTCTAAGTTTAAATTTTCATTATCCTACATTAGCTGAAATACAAGATATTGTTGAGAGTAAAGCACCGCGTATCTATGAAAAGACAGCACACCACCATGACTTTCTTCATTATAAATTAGGTATTGCGAATGTGGAGAAATCTTTTAAATTAGATTATCAAGAAGATGAATATAATCAACGACGTGACGAATTGTTTGATGAAGCAAAGCACCTATATGACTTCTTTAAAGATGCAGAACAAGCACCTCTTGTGAATGACTTAACACATGGACCTATTGCCTACATCGGACCAAGAAGCTTAGTTATGAAAGAATTGCAGCAAATGCTGCTTCAAATTGCGACTTTCCACAGCTACCATGACGTTGAGTTTTTAGTTGTTTTACGTGAAGAAGAATATGAACAGTTTAAATGGATGCGTTGGTTGCCGCACATGAATTTATCAACTCAGAATATTCGTGGTTTTGTCTATCAGCAACGTACAAGAGATCTTATTTTGACTTCGATTTATAGTTTGATTAAAGAAAGAATGAATTTTATTAGAGAACGCGGAAAAAATAATGAACAAGTATTGTTTACACCGCATTTAGTATTTGTAATTACTGATATGTCACTAATTATGGACCACGTTATCTTGGAGTATGTGAACCAAGATTTATCCGAAATCGGTATTTCACTGGTTTTCGTTGAAGACGTTATTGAAAGCTTACCTGAACATGTGAGAACGATTATTGACATCAAGTCTCGCACTGAAGGTGAGTTAGTCATGAAAGAAGAAGAGCTCAAGCGTCTGAAGTTTATACCAGAAAGCAGTGTCGAAATCGATAAGGAATATATCGCACGTCGATTAGCTAATTTGAATCACGTTGAACAAATGAAGAATGCAATTCCAGAATCCGTCACATTCATGGAAATGTATGGTGCAGTTAAAGTGCATGAATTGAAAATCAATCAACGATGGCTGACAAATGAGACCTATAAAACTATGGCAGTCCCGCTTGGTGTGAGAGGAAAAGACGATATTTTAGAATTGAATCTTCATGAGAAAGCGCATGGTCCACATGGATTGATTGCTGGAACAACAGGATCAGGTAAATCGGAGATTATTCAATCGTATATTTTATCATTGGCAGTTAATTTTCATCCGCATGAAATTGCATTTCTATTAATTGACTACAAAGGTGGGGGTATGGCGAATTTATTCAAATCACTACCGCATCTTGTAGGTACAATTACCAATTTAGATGGGGACGAAGCAATGCGTGCATTGACTTCTATTAAAGCAGAACTAAGAAAAAGACAACGACTTTTTGGCGAGCATGATGTTAATCATATCAACCATTATCACAAGTTATGGAAAGATGGACACGCTTCTGAACCAATGCCGCATCTGTTTATTATTTCTGATGAATTCGCCGAATTAAAATCAGAACAACCAGACTTTATGAAAGAACTAGTGTCAACAGCACGTATAGGACGTTCATTAGGTATTCATCTGATTCTAGCAACACAAAAACCTTCGGGTGTTGTGGATGACCAAATTTGGTCGAACTCGAAATTTAAATTAGCTTTGAAAGTTCAAGATAAGCAAGATAGTAATGAGATTTTGAAAACGCCAGATGCCGCTGATATTACTTTACCAGGACGTGCTTATTTACAGGTTGGTAATAATGAAATTTATGAGTTATTCCAATCTGCTTGGAGTGGCGCGAATTATAGCGAGGACGTTCAAGGTACAAATGACTTTGAAGATAATATTATTTATTTCATCAATGAGTATGGCCAATATCAAGCTATTAATAAAGACTTAAGCGGAATTGAAAACGAAATACCAAAAGAAGCGCAGACGGAGCTTGAAGCGGTTATCGACCATATCGGTGAGATTACGAAAACAAACAATATTCAACCAGTTAAACGCCCTTGGTTACCGCCGTTGCCTAATCAAATTTATCAAGAAGATTTAGTTGAGATTGATTTTAGAAAGCTATGGGCAACAGAAACGAATAAGGTAGTACTCACACTTGGATTAAAAGATGTTCCGGAGGAACAATATCAAGGACCAATGACCATTGAATTAAGTAAGGCTGGAAATATTGCGGTAATAGGTAGTCCGGGTTATGGACGCAGTACTTTCTTACACAATGTAATTATGGATATTGCACGTCATTATCGACCAGATCAAGCCCATATGTATCTTTTTGATTTTGGGACAAATGGTTTAATGCCAATGGCAGATGTACCACATGTAGCAGATTATTTCACAGTGGATCAAGAAGAGAAGATTAAAAAGGCGCTAAAGCGATTACGCAATACAATTAATGAGCGCAAAAAATTATTAAGTCAAGAACGGGTAGTGAATATCGAACAATACAATCGTCAAATGGGAAGTACATTGCCGAATATTTTTGTTGTGATTGATAATTATGATGCTGTAAAAGAAGTTCCGTTTATGGAAGTATATGAAGAATTAATGAGTAAACTGACACGTGAAGGACTAGCACTTGGTATTTATACATTGATTACAGGTTCAAGAACAAGCACGATTAAAGCATCAGTTTTAACAAATATCAAAACAAGAATTGCTTTGTATCTCTTTGATAGTTCAGAGAGTACGAATGTTTTAGGTTCTTCTAAAAAAGGTGCCAAAGACATTAAAGGGAGAGCAGTGATTAATGATGATAATTACACTCAATTCCAAGTAGCGCAGCCTTTTAAATTAAATGAAGGTGAAACTATGAATAATTGCATCAAGAATGAAGTAGCATTAATGAATGAGAATTATGTAGATACTTATCCTAGTCCTATTCCAATGATGCCAGAACATGTATTAAAGAAAAATATCGATGCTGATTACGATGTTGAACAGTTGATTACAAAATCCTATCGAATTCCATTGGGGCTAGATTTTGAGGAGGTTGAACTTATAACCTTAGATTTATCTGAGCCAAGTATTATTACGGCATTGTCCCCTCAAGATTTAGAACTTGTAAACAACCATATTTTAGAAGCGTTAAAAGATTTAAAAGAAAAAGAAACCGTTATTTTAATAGACAGTGATGGAAGTATGAGCGATAAGTCAGAATATTTTTCATCGTATTACACCACTGCAGAAGAACAAAAGTTTGTTAAGGAAGGATTCGAAATTGAAATTAAGAAACGCATAAGCGGAGAACACTCTATCCAACAAAGAAAAATCGTCTTTATTAATAATTTAAAAGCATTTATTAATAACAGTTTGCTTACAGAACAAGAGATAAGAATGATTCTTGGAGAAGGTCCTAAATATAACGTATTTACAATCTTCAGTGGTATGTATAATGACATGGTATCTACTTATGAACGTCAAGCTAAGTTAGTTAGACAAATCACGAAACAATCTATAATTGTTTCACGATTATATGATCAAGAGTTAGTAATGACAACTTCAACAAGCAGAGAACCGATGTTAAAACCGTATGAAATGTATTACACCAATCAAAATGTTACGCATAAAATTCAAATGATTGAATAG
- the essA gene encoding type VII secretion protein EssA, with amino-acid sequence MIAASLLTMHLFIGQADSHNGSLEIDTSEQEATENKNKDLDRYDTTLFNDDSQSVNNMLKEKQMNKMQDVKKDMFQEEAGESSRLSETKKQLFGPVSDKQKVRYDKVPYTQEAQKKSIFTYLMMAGGLILMISFIAYTIIRRRKRENHEIS; translated from the coding sequence ATGATAGCAGCATCTTTATTGACTATGCATCTATTCATAGGCCAAGCAGATAGCCACAATGGAAGTCTTGAAATAGATACCAGCGAACAAGAAGCAACTGAGAATAAAAATAAAGATTTAGATCGCTATGATACTACTTTGTTTAATGACGATAGTCAAAGTGTGAATAATATGCTGAAAGAAAAACAAATGAATAAAATGCAAGATGTTAAAAAAGATATGTTTCAAGAAGAAGCGGGAGAATCTTCCCGCTTATCTGAAACGAAAAAGCAATTGTTCGGGCCTGTTTCTGACAAACAGAAAGTAAGATACGACAAAGTTCCTTATACACAGGAGGCCCAAAAGAAAAGTATATTTACTTATTTAATGATGGCTGGCGGCCTCATATTGATGATAAGTTTTATTGCTTACACCATAATCCGACGAAGAAAGCGTGAGAATCATGAAATATCATAA
- a CDS encoding DUF1672 domain-containing protein, with product MKKLLYTIIISTTLLGGCNALKDITTENNVPRTMPVNEYKGQGFQPKAEKDATELAKKHKKEFADLGERFFKDNFGLNVKATNVVGSGKGAEVFVHCDDHDIVFNSSIVVSADSLGYKGSARAQEESDELATQIGKVVSGFDYKANKKEYDELYQYFKDNQKNYGYYGYTKEAINKTQNSGYQNEFFRLSGRPMTLKEYNEHLRPLITLSNPEFKRQYISKKELIIETKKSYLVTNLFDRFKHYNKERGKENLLKISDDIIHEQIGPQKSEISYTLLYTEKNINIVEGRKNDADSIRFGVYDSE from the coding sequence ATGAAAAAGCTGCTTTACACAATTATAATTTCAACAACTCTATTAGGTGGATGCAATGCATTGAAAGATATAACAACTGAAAATAACGTTCCGCGTACAATGCCTGTCAATGAATATAAAGGACAAGGTTTTCAGCCTAAGGCTGAAAAAGATGCGACTGAATTAGCCAAAAAACACAAAAAAGAATTTGCGGACTTGGGTGAGCGTTTCTTTAAAGATAATTTTGGTTTGAATGTCAAAGCCACGAATGTTGTCGGCAGTGGTAAAGGAGCCGAAGTTTTTGTCCATTGCGATGATCATGATATTGTCTTTAATTCTAGTATTGTTGTCTCTGCAGATTCTTTAGGATACAAAGGCTCTGCAAGAGCACAAGAAGAAAGTGATGAACTCGCTACTCAAATTGGTAAAGTAGTCAGCGGCTTTGATTACAAAGCAAACAAAAAAGAATATGATGAACTATACCAATACTTTAAAGATAATCAAAAGAATTATGGTTATTATGGTTATACTAAAGAAGCTATTAATAAAACTCAAAACTCTGGTTATCAAAATGAATTTTTTAGATTAAGTGGAAGACCGATGACTCTTAAAGAATATAATGAACACCTACGCCCCTTAATCACATTAAGTAATCCTGAATTTAAACGGCAGTATATTTCGAAAAAAGAATTAATTATTGAAACTAAAAAATCATATCTGGTAACTAACCTTTTTGATAGGTTTAAGCACTATAACAAAGAGCGAGGCAAAGAAAATTTATTGAAAATTTCAGATGATATTATACATGAACAAATTGGACCGCAAAAATCAGAAATATCATATACACTTCTGTATACAGAAAAGAACATCAATATAGTAGAAGGAAGAAAAAACGATGCTGATTCTATTCGATTCGGGGTGTATGATAGTGAATAA
- the esaA gene encoding type VII secretion protein EsaA — translation MVLPSAARLSKEDTYSFETVNRDVAENGMKNGAYQVMVIIPKNFSKLGMQLDKKTPAKMAIQYKTAAGQNEKLTREVEQVVSTVLNSFNKNLINIYFSSVIDNLHNAQKNVSDMKERQKNTDHMFQNYLLNPLNDYPKNFTELMVNSINANKSITQWIVGYNNSLLKQDNSIFNINRSASEIVQNQSSEYDEDISSLEKALNAYQTQNESADIESQIKSLEKMNQEYESQAEANKKEKSEYKTAFEKNLESMKEEVDKEKSPFTDKMIEDYRKELTTSLNEQLDKNPELNSVKEEIEQNNQSLRSVFLTNMVKSIEREESSDDATYITDLSRADLETTGLSHTQVEKYAKILNNLNAFKSAYNEDHPDQTIQQAPYKGELTANNTEKLTTDGVKFKRNQTVKSKDINRLTIVTDSNFDFDGTIDINGKKYDVKDDEIQLETDVKNYKVAIEGVARLKQDTKNQEAFLKDKTMHLQLVFGQAVKGEESAEVKPETMPAVPNAQEEAETPTSANANKSANVVDISMSHDLSGDVISPQLNQQLRSLDQFQSQYELYNETKVSQIKPQIDNNAIVDMMVNEVITDMTDFKDNKKALMTEIEKMQQSSDEMVEKMMNEKDWIANNQQEVQSLIQNLSAENDKLKEKPEVPKIDREEGKEFTTLSMQLDDDIQKMSERSSQLLSDSQNTKSTAESVSTDINRLDGNVNNLHASGRSLGTRANELNKEMIANSKENDLFVKNFETVLKNSKDGDKQNEALKDFMSNPIKKKNLENVLANNGDKNTISPSIMVLIMYLISIMTAYLIHSYFNARGPLKLIKNDFSENNELWNKAINSGSIGLVGLIEGLIIGLVALNQYNVLPGYRIKFILMVMLTMIVFVLINTYLLRQVKAIGMMLILTVLGIYLIAMNQWTSSTKGEALSAVSPLSYIDTMFFNYLNAEHPVGAMLFFLVIFALIGLGLNALVKKLGKASPSQ, via the coding sequence ATGGTATTACCGTCAGCGGCACGTTTGTCAAAAGAAGACACATATAGTTTTGAAACTGTAAATAGAGATGTAGCAGAGAATGGAATGAAAAATGGTGCATATCAAGTTATGGTGATCATTCCCAAAAACTTCTCTAAGTTAGGAATGCAGTTAGATAAAAAAACGCCTGCTAAAATGGCGATTCAGTATAAAACAGCTGCTGGCCAAAATGAAAAGTTGACACGCGAAGTAGAACAAGTGGTGAGTACAGTATTAAATTCGTTCAATAAGAATTTGATTAATATATATTTCTCAAGTGTTATCGATAATTTGCATAACGCACAAAAGAATGTCTCTGATATGAAGGAACGTCAAAAGAATACAGACCATATGTTCCAAAATTATTTATTAAATCCTTTAAATGATTATCCGAAGAACTTTACAGAATTAATGGTGAATTCCATTAATGCGAATAAGAGTATTACGCAATGGATTGTGGGATATAATAATTCTCTTTTGAAACAAGACAACAGTATTTTCAATATTAATCGTTCTGCTTCTGAAATCGTACAAAATCAAAGTTCTGAATATGATGAAGATATCTCATCACTTGAAAAAGCTTTGAATGCCTATCAAACACAAAATGAAAGTGCAGATATAGAAAGTCAAATTAAATCCTTAGAAAAAATGAATCAAGAATATGAAAGTCAAGCTGAAGCGAACAAAAAAGAAAAGTCAGAATATAAAACGGCATTCGAGAAGAACTTAGAATCTATGAAAGAAGAAGTAGATAAAGAAAAATCTCCTTTCACTGATAAGATGATTGAAGATTACCGCAAAGAACTGACGACATCATTAAATGAGCAATTGGATAAAAATCCTGAACTCAATTCGGTAAAAGAAGAAATAGAACAAAACAACCAAAGTCTGCGTTCTGTATTTCTAACAAATATGGTGAAATCAATTGAAAGAGAAGAGTCTAGTGATGACGCTACTTACATTACTGATTTATCTCGTGCAGATTTAGAAACAACTGGATTATCACATACACAAGTTGAAAAGTATGCCAAAATTTTAAATAACTTAAATGCTTTTAAATCCGCTTATAACGAAGATCATCCTGATCAAACTATTCAGCAGGCACCTTATAAAGGTGAATTGACAGCAAATAATACTGAAAAGTTAACGACTGATGGCGTAAAATTCAAACGTAACCAAACAGTAAAAAGTAAGGATATTAATAGATTAACAATAGTGACAGATTCAAATTTTGATTTTGATGGCACTATTGATATCAACGGTAAGAAATATGATGTCAAAGATGATGAAATTCAGTTAGAAACCGATGTTAAAAATTATAAAGTGGCTATCGAAGGGGTAGCACGTTTAAAACAAGATACAAAAAATCAAGAAGCATTTCTTAAGGATAAGACTATGCATTTACAGTTAGTGTTCGGTCAAGCTGTAAAAGGTGAAGAATCAGCTGAAGTTAAACCAGAAACAATGCCTGCAGTACCGAATGCACAAGAAGAAGCGGAAACACCAACATCAGCCAACGCTAACAAGTCAGCAAATGTTGTTGATATTTCAATGAGCCATGACTTATCTGGTGATGTAATCAGTCCGCAATTAAATCAGCAGTTACGTTCATTAGATCAATTCCAATCACAATATGAACTTTATAATGAAACGAAAGTGAGTCAAATCAAACCTCAAATCGATAATAATGCGATTGTGGACATGATGGTAAATGAAGTTATAACAGATATGACTGATTTTAAAGATAACAAAAAAGCGTTGATGACAGAAATTGAAAAGATGCAACAATCATCTGATGAAATGGTAGAGAAGATGATGAATGAAAAAGATTGGATAGCAAATAATCAACAAGAAGTACAAAGTTTAATTCAAAACTTATCAGCAGAAAATGACAAGTTAAAAGAAAAACCAGAAGTACCAAAAATTGATAGAGAAGAAGGTAAAGAATTTACAACTTTATCTATGCAGTTGGATGATGATATTCAAAAAATGTCAGAACGCAGCAGTCAATTGTTATCAGATAGTCAGAACACGAAATCTACTGCAGAATCTGTAAGCACAGATATTAATCGTCTTGACGGCAATGTTAACAATCTTCATGCATCTGGTCGTTCATTAGGAACAAGAGCTAATGAACTTAATAAGGAGATGATTGCAAATTCTAAAGAGAATGATTTGTTTGTTAAAAATTTCGAAACGGTATTGAAAAACTCTAAGGACGGAGATAAACAAAATGAAGCCCTTAAAGATTTCATGAGCAACCCAATCAAGAAAAAGAACTTAGAGAATGTATTAGCCAATAATGGAGACAAAAACACGATTTCACCTTCTATTATGGTGTTGATTATGTATTTAATCTCAATCATGACTGCTTATCTGATTCATAGCTATTTTAATGCTAGAGGTCCGCTTAAACTAATCAAAAATGATTTCAGCGAGAATAATGAATTGTGGAATAAAGCAATTAATTCGGGAAGTATTGGACTTGTAGGATTAATTGAAGGGTTGATTATCGGACTGGTTGCTTTAAATCAATATAACGTATTACCAGGCTATCGCATTAAGTTTATTTTAATGGTGATGTTAACGATGATCGTTTTTGTTTTAATCAACACTTACTTGCTAAGACAAGTTAAAGCGATTGGTATGATGCTGATTCTTACTGTTCTTGGTATTTATCTCATCGCTATGAACCAGTGGACTTCAAGTACAAAAGGTGAAGCTTTATCTGCTGTATCGCCATTGTCTTATATCGATACAATGTTCTTTAATTATCTCAATGCAGAACATCCTGTAGGAGCTATGTTATTCTTCTTAGTTATCTTTGCACTCATTGGACTTGGTCTAAATGCGCTGGTTAAAAAATTAGGAAAAGCGAGTCCATCGCAATGA
- the essB gene encoding type VII secretion protein EssB yields MREIPKSAIKKAHYHLMHLLGEDIPHFLKADVIELDESFQVHYDFPEHLIRFDDIRAYTRDLKLRYLLNIAELMRVQKTRYTFDLRPEEIYFTKNGLPQLKTRGLKNIVEPMPITDEEFLDRYKALVICAFNQRTDFDSLIGGNLQLHKGTGFEKKVAEAKDFEELKDILKAQYKHQSAIYTQQYAYVPKKRFSIYKWIAIAAGVLAIVLAGVLLYLYFSVMKQNEIVEKGYLDYVRADYTNVLNDYKDLDASNLEKETLYVYARSYIETNKQGLEKEKKENLLNNITPDANKDYLLYWTELGQGHLDEALNIATYLDDNDITKLALINKLNEIKNSPDLSSEKRSEQTKKYNDKLQDILDKEKEVKDAESEQKAKAAQEKDEKLKQQEENEKKQKEQAQEDKEQRQKAERGN; encoded by the coding sequence ATGAGAGAAATACCCAAGTCAGCAATTAAAAAAGCACATTATCATTTAATGCATCTGCTAGGGGAGGACATCCCTCATTTTCTTAAAGCAGATGTCATCGAGTTAGATGAAAGTTTCCAAGTACATTATGATTTTCCAGAGCACCTTATTCGTTTTGATGATATTCGTGCTTATACAAGGGATCTTAAGCTGCGTTATTTACTTAATATTGCTGAGTTAATGCGTGTTCAAAAGACTCGTTATACTTTCGACTTGCGTCCTGAGGAAATTTACTTCACTAAAAATGGTTTGCCCCAACTAAAAACAAGAGGATTGAAAAATATAGTTGAACCAATGCCTATAACGGACGAGGAATTTCTCGACCGTTATAAGGCTTTGGTTATTTGTGCATTTAATCAGAGAACAGATTTTGACAGTTTGATTGGAGGCAACCTTCAATTACATAAAGGAACAGGATTTGAGAAAAAGGTTGCTGAAGCAAAAGATTTTGAAGAGTTAAAAGACATTCTGAAAGCACAATATAAACATCAAAGTGCTATATATACTCAACAATATGCTTATGTTCCCAAAAAACGTTTTAGTATTTATAAGTGGATTGCGATTGCTGCAGGTGTACTAGCAATTGTACTTGCTGGCGTTTTACTTTATTTGTACTTCTCTGTTATGAAGCAGAATGAGATTGTTGAAAAAGGTTATCTTGATTATGTCCGAGCTGATTATACAAATGTATTGAATGATTATAAAGATTTAGATGCATCAAACTTAGAAAAAGAAACACTTTATGTCTATGCGCGCAGTTATATAGAAACTAACAAGCAAGGCCTAGAAAAAGAGAAGAAAGAGAACTTGCTGAATAATATCACACCAGACGCAAATAAAGACTATCTACTATATTGGACAGAACTTGGACAAGGTCATTTAGACGAAGCACTTAATATTGCAACTTACCTTGATGATAATGACATCACAAAACTAGCTCTAATCAATAAATTGAATGAAATTAAAAACTCACCAGATTTATCTAGTGAAAAAAGATCAGAACAAACTAAAAAATATAATGATAAATTACAAGATATCTTAGACAAAGAAAAAGAAGTTAAAGATGCTGAAAGCGAACAAAAAGCTAAAGCAGCACAAGAGAAAGATGAGAAGCTGAAACAACAAGAAGAAAATGAGAAAAAACAAAAAGAACAAGCGCAAGAAGACAAAGAACAGCGTCAAAAAGCAGAACGTGGTAATTAA